The following proteins are encoded in a genomic region of Rattus rattus isolate New Zealand chromosome 2, Rrattus_CSIRO_v1, whole genome shotgun sequence:
- the Vax1 gene encoding ventral anterior homeobox 1 has protein sequence MFGKTDKMDVRCHSDTEAARVSKNAHKESREIKGAEGSLPAAFLKEPQGAFSASGASEDCNKSKSNSSADPDYCRRILVRDAKGSIREIILPKGLDLDRPKRTRTSFTAEQLYRLEMEFQRCQYVVGRERTELARQLNLSETQVKVWFQNRRTKQKKDQGKDSELRSVVSETAATCSVLRLLEQGRLLSPPGLPALLPPCATGALGSALRGPSLPALGAGAAAGSAAAAAAAAATAPGPAGAASQHPPAVGGAPGPGPAGPGGLHAGAPTASHGLFSLPVPSLLGSVASRLSSAPLTMAGSLAGNLQELSARYLSSSAFEPYSRTNNKEGAEKKALD, from the exons CGGGAAAACAGACAAAATGGACGTCCGGTGCCACTCGGACACCGAGGCCGCCAGGGTATCGAAGAACGCGCACAAGGAGAGCCGAGAGATCAAGGGCGCCGAGGGGAGCCTTCCCGCTGCCTTCCTCAAGGAGCCGCAGGGCGCCTTTTCGGCGTCTGGCGCTTCCGAAGATTGTAACAAAAGTAAATCCAATTCCTCAGCAGACCCAGATTACTGCCGCCGGATCCTAGTCCGAG ATGCCAAGGGGTCTATCCGAGAAATCATCCTGCCCAAGGGCTTGGACCTGGACCGGCCCAAGAGGACACGCACATCCTTCACCGCGGAGCAGCTCTACAGACTGGAGATGGAGTTCCAGCGTTGCCAATATGTAGTGGGCCGCGAGAGAACCGAGCTGGCTCGGCAGCTCAATCTTTCTGAAACCCAG GTGAAGGTCTGGTTCCAGAATCGGCGGACCAAGCAGAAGAAGGACCAGGGTAAAGACTCGGAGCTGCGCTCGGTGGTGTCGGAGACCGCCGCCACGTGCAGCGTGCTGCGGCTGTTGGAGCAAGGCCGCCTGTTGTCGCCTCCGGGGCTGCCCGCCTTGCTGCCGCCCTGTGCTACAGGAGCTCTGGGCTCCGCGTTGCGTGGGCCCAGCCTCCCGGCCCTGGGTGCAGGCGCTGCTGCGGGCTCCGCCGctgcggccgccgccgccgccgccactgcCCCGGGTCCGGCGGGCGCGGCGTCCCAGCATCCGCCAGCCGTGGGCGGCGCTCCGGGCCCCGGGCCTGCAGGGCCGGGGGGACTGCACGCGGGAGCACCGACAGCCAGCCACGGTCTCTTCAGCCTGCCGGTGCCGTCGCTGCTAGGCTCTGTCGCCAGCCGCCTGTCCTCCGCCCCGTTGACGATGGCTGGTTCGCTAGCCGGGAATTTGCAAGAACTCTCAGCCCGTTACCTGAGCTCCTCGGCCTTCGAGCCTTACTCCCGGACCAACAATAAAGAAGGGGCCGAGAAAAAAGCGCTGGACTGA